One window of the Chryseobacterium camelliae genome contains the following:
- a CDS encoding HD domain-containing protein produces MKIQKEINFILAVDALKNVQRRNYNADDTRRENTAEHSWQIIILAQILYPYAKCSADIDLLRVIRMLSIHDLVEIEAGDTFLFDEQAMVGKFEREKQSAKNIFGILDEPIRSEFFNLWLEFEEEQTPDAIFACAIDRIMPFILNSHTSGKSWTEAGVTEKQVRKMLEHAIGRASDEMGEAFEMLLTKCLDNQKIVKEL; encoded by the coding sequence ATGAAAATACAAAAGGAAATAAATTTCATCTTAGCCGTAGACGCTTTGAAAAATGTACAGAGAAGAAATTATAATGCTGATGATACCCGGCGGGAAAATACGGCCGAACATTCCTGGCAGATCATCATCCTTGCCCAGATCCTTTATCCGTACGCGAAATGCAGTGCGGATATCGACCTTCTGCGGGTGATCAGGATGCTTTCCATCCATGACCTGGTGGAAATTGAAGCCGGAGATACCTTTTTGTTTGATGAACAGGCAATGGTCGGGAAGTTTGAGCGCGAAAAACAGTCTGCCAAAAATATTTTCGGGATCCTGGATGAACCGATCCGCTCGGAATTTTTTAACCTCTGGCTGGAGTTTGAAGAAGAGCAGACTCCGGATGCTATTTTCGCCTGTGCCATAGACCGTATCATGCCGTTCATCCTGAACTCCCATACATCAGGGAAGAGCTGGACAGAAGCCGGCGTAACGGAAAAGCAGGTGAGGAAGATGCTTGAACATGCCATTGGCAGGGCTTCCGATGAAATGGGTGAGGCATTTGAGATGCTGCTGACGAAATGCCTGGACAATCAAAAGATTGTCAAAGAGCTGTAA
- a CDS encoding acyl-CoA thioesterase, which yields MTTEERIEASETRIFKAVFPNTTNHYDTLFGGTAMQLMDEVAFITATRFARKRVVTVSSDKIDFKKPIPAGTIVELIGKVAHVGTTSMKVSVEIYTEQMYSYEREKAIVGDFTFVSIDEFKKPTPIL from the coding sequence ATGACAACAGAAGAAAGAATTGAAGCCTCGGAAACCAGAATTTTTAAAGCCGTTTTCCCTAATACCACCAATCATTATGATACCCTGTTCGGAGGGACCGCCATGCAGCTGATGGATGAAGTCGCCTTTATTACCGCTACCCGTTTTGCCCGGAAAAGGGTGGTTACGGTAAGCAGCGACAAGATCGACTTTAAAAAACCGATTCCTGCCGGGACCATTGTAGAGCTGATCGGTAAAGTAGCACACGTGGGAACCACCAGTATGAAGGTAAGTGTTGAGATCTACACGGAACAGATGTATTCTTATGAGCGTGAAAAAGCTATTGTCGGGGATTTCACTTTTGTATCCATTGATGAGTTCAAGAAACCAACTCCTATATTATAA